One Carcharodon carcharias isolate sCarCar2 chromosome 1, sCarCar2.pri, whole genome shotgun sequence DNA window includes the following coding sequences:
- the myoz2b gene encoding myozenin-2b, with protein sequence MQSHSTLTKELKQQASAIVKEIQGNELDLDYGKKISVPKDIMLEELSLLSNRGARLFKKRQRRSDKYTFEGFQNSINSQINSYTSSITHCNDGTENCKGTRNELQSEQQNTPKTPPNTPDPRTPPNPDSIAPGYTGPLKEIPPERFNATAVPKSYHTPWEEAIAGDPELLSTLQPRMPELTPKVELAEYKTFNRVATPYGGFDRASKIMNFKLPKLDFALLEPELKLPVFQDGTAGRPSFNRTAQGWTSNNVAIVFDDLPLEATIPETDDL encoded by the exons AATTAGATCTGGACTATGGAAAAAAGATCAGCGTTCCCAAAGACATAATGCTGGAAGAGCTTTCCCTCCTTTCCAACAGAGGGGCCAGGTTGTTTAAAAAGCGGCAAAGGAGATCTGACAAATACACATTTGAGGGGTTCCAGAATTCCATCAATTCACAAATAAAT AGCTATACATCATCCATAACACATTGCAATGATGGAACAGAAAATTGCAAAGGCACGAGGAATGAACTGCAAAGTGAGCAACAAAACACCCCTAAAACTCCTCCAAATACTCCTGATCCAAGGACTCCACCAAATCCAGATTCTATTGCTCCAG GATATACTGGACCACTGAAGGAAATTCCGCCTGAAAGATTTAATGCAACTGCTGTACCAAAATCATATCATACACCATGGgaggaagccattgcaggtgatccAGAACTTCTTTCAACATTACAACCCAGAATGCCAGAGCTCACACCTAAGGTAGAACTGGCTGAGTACAAGACTTTTAACAG AGTTGCAACTCCTTATGGTGGTTTTGACAGAGCTTCCAAAATTATGAATTTCAAGTTACCAAAGCTGGATTTTGCATTACTGGAACCAGAGCTCAAGTTGCCCGTCTTCCAAGATGGTACTGCTGGTCGACCAAGCTTCAACAGAACTGCGCAAGGTTGGACATCTAACAACGTTGCAATAGTATTCGATGACCTGCCTTTGGAAGCAACCATTCCTGAAACAGATGACCTTTAA